In Bradyrhizobium sp. 1(2017), one DNA window encodes the following:
- a CDS encoding multidrug efflux RND transporter permease subunit produces the protein MTGGGISAPFIRYPIGTSLLMAGILFVGLVAYPLLPVAPLPQVDFPTIQITANLPGGSPETMASSVAQPLERQFAQIPGIAQMTSTSYLGTASITIQFDLNRSIDGAANDVQGAINAASGQLPKNLPSPPTYRKVNPADAPILLLSATSDTLPLTSVSDAVDAQLAQQISQLSGVAQVFIGGQQKPSIRIQVDPAKLVAKGLSMEDVRSQIAITTVDSPKGNIDGPKRAYTIYANDQLTDAKDWNDVIIAYRNGGPLRIRDIGQAVSAAEDAKQAAWANGKRGVFLVIFKQPGANVIETVDRIKATLPRLVAAIPPAIKIELISDRTTTIRAAVEDVQFTLLLTIALVVMVIFIFLRSFWATVIPTVTVPLALLGACAMMWVVGYSLDNLSLMALTIAVGFVVDDAIVMLENITRYIEEGDSPMEAAFKGSKEIGFTIVSISISLVAVLIPLLLMGGIIGRLFREFAVVLAMTIFVSMFVSLTLTPMMASRFLRAHGEVTHGKFYQWSERAFDGLLRGYEYVLDHALAWRRTTLAIFFATLGLSIYLFVLIPKGFFPQQDVGLITATSEASQDISFAEMQRRQVELGKIVMEDPDVATIAMNIGGSGRAGNNGNMYITLKPRNEREASAQQIIARLRPKLEKVSGARLYMQAAQDVRLGGRPTRTQFEFTLQDANLAELNEWAPKILAKMQTLPELRDVATDQQTQGTTVQLKINRDTASRYGIQPQMIDDTLYDSFGQRQVTQFFTQLNTYKIILEVLPELQGDLETLNKLYLKSPLTGEQVPLSTFATWTTDPVRPLSISHQGQFPATTISFNLAQGVALGQATEAVQRAMAELGTPPTLNSSFQGTAQAFQQSLGTVPLLILAALVVVYLILGILYESYIHPITILSTLPSAGVGALAILMAAGFDFSLIALIGIILLIGIVKKNGIMMVDFAIAAERDEHKTPEESIRQAALLRFRPIMMTTMAALLGGVPLMLGHGTGAEIRQPLGYAMVGGLIVSQALTLFTTPVVYLYLDQLNNWFSTWGRSGDGEGDEAPAHRTVKEAAE, from the coding sequence ATGACCGGGGGCGGGATCTCGGCGCCTTTCATCCGTTATCCCATCGGCACCTCGCTGCTGATGGCAGGCATTCTCTTCGTCGGCCTCGTCGCTTATCCCCTGCTGCCGGTTGCGCCACTGCCGCAGGTGGACTTCCCGACCATCCAGATCACCGCCAATTTGCCGGGCGGCAGCCCCGAGACGATGGCCTCGTCGGTGGCGCAGCCGCTCGAGCGGCAATTCGCCCAGATCCCCGGCATCGCGCAGATGACCTCGACGAGCTATCTGGGCACGGCGTCGATCACCATTCAGTTCGACCTCAATCGCAGCATCGACGGCGCCGCCAACGACGTCCAGGGTGCGATCAACGCCGCCAGCGGCCAGTTGCCGAAGAATCTGCCCTCGCCGCCGACCTACCGCAAGGTCAACCCGGCGGACGCCCCGATCCTGCTGCTGTCGGCAACATCAGACACATTGCCCCTGACCAGCGTCAGTGACGCCGTCGACGCCCAGCTCGCTCAGCAGATCAGCCAGCTCTCCGGCGTCGCACAAGTCTTCATCGGCGGCCAGCAGAAACCTTCGATCCGCATTCAGGTCGATCCGGCGAAACTCGTTGCCAAGGGCCTCTCGATGGAGGACGTGCGCAGCCAGATCGCCATCACCACGGTCGACAGCCCCAAGGGCAATATCGACGGCCCCAAACGCGCGTACACGATCTACGCCAACGACCAGCTCACCGACGCCAAGGACTGGAACGACGTCATCATTGCCTACCGCAATGGCGGCCCGTTGCGAATCCGCGACATCGGTCAGGCGGTCAGCGCAGCCGAAGACGCCAAACAAGCCGCCTGGGCCAACGGCAAGCGCGGCGTGTTCCTGGTCATCTTCAAGCAGCCCGGCGCCAACGTCATCGAGACCGTCGACCGGATCAAGGCGACCCTGCCCCGGCTGGTGGCCGCCATTCCACCCGCCATCAAGATCGAGCTGATCAGTGACCGCACCACGACCATCCGCGCCGCGGTCGAGGACGTCCAGTTCACGCTGCTGCTGACCATCGCGCTCGTGGTCATGGTCATCTTCATCTTCCTGCGCAGCTTCTGGGCCACCGTCATTCCCACGGTGACGGTGCCATTGGCGTTGCTGGGCGCGTGCGCCATGATGTGGGTGGTCGGCTATTCGCTCGACAATCTGTCGCTGATGGCGCTCACCATCGCGGTCGGATTCGTGGTCGACGACGCCATCGTGATGCTCGAGAACATCACCCGCTACATCGAGGAAGGCGACTCGCCGATGGAGGCCGCCTTCAAGGGCTCCAAGGAAATCGGCTTCACCATCGTCTCGATCAGCATCTCGCTGGTCGCGGTTCTGATCCCCCTGCTGCTGATGGGCGGCATCATCGGACGCCTGTTCCGCGAGTTCGCCGTGGTCCTGGCGATGACCATCTTCGTCTCGATGTTCGTGTCGCTGACGTTGACGCCGATGATGGCCTCGCGCTTCCTGCGCGCGCACGGCGAAGTGACTCACGGCAAGTTCTACCAATGGAGCGAGCGCGCCTTCGACGGCTTGCTGCGAGGCTACGAGTATGTTCTGGACCACGCCCTGGCCTGGCGCCGTACTACGCTGGCGATCTTCTTTGCCACGCTGGGACTGTCGATCTACCTGTTCGTCCTGATTCCGAAGGGCTTCTTCCCGCAGCAGGACGTCGGCCTAATCACTGCGACCTCCGAAGCCTCGCAGGACATCTCGTTCGCCGAGATGCAGCGGCGCCAGGTCGAGCTCGGCAAGATCGTGATGGAAGATCCCGACGTCGCCACGATCGCGATGAACATTGGCGGCAGCGGCCGGGCCGGCAACAACGGCAACATGTACATCACGCTGAAGCCGCGTAACGAGCGCGAGGCCTCGGCCCAGCAGATCATCGCCCGGCTGCGTCCCAAGCTCGAGAAGGTATCCGGCGCCCGCCTCTACATGCAGGCGGCCCAGGACGTCCGGCTCGGCGGCCGACCGACGCGTACGCAGTTCGAGTTCACCCTGCAGGACGCCAATCTCGCCGAGCTCAACGAGTGGGCACCAAAAATCCTCGCCAAGATGCAGACGCTGCCGGAGCTGCGCGACGTCGCGACCGACCAGCAGACGCAGGGCACCACGGTTCAGCTCAAGATCAACCGCGATACCGCCTCGCGCTACGGCATCCAGCCGCAAATGATCGACGACACGCTGTATGACTCCTTCGGACAGCGGCAGGTGACGCAGTTCTTCACCCAGCTCAACACCTACAAGATCATCCTGGAAGTCCTTCCTGAATTGCAGGGCGATCTCGAGACCTTGAACAAGCTCTATCTGAAGTCGCCGTTGACCGGCGAACAGGTGCCGTTGTCGACCTTCGCGACCTGGACCACCGATCCGGTCCGTCCGCTGTCGATCAGCCATCAGGGTCAATTCCCGGCGACCACCATCAGCTTCAACCTCGCCCAGGGCGTCGCGCTCGGCCAGGCAACCGAGGCCGTGCAGCGGGCGATGGCCGAGCTCGGCACCCCGCCGACACTCAATTCCAGCTTCCAGGGCACCGCACAGGCGTTCCAGCAATCGCTCGGCACCGTGCCGCTGTTGATCCTCGCCGCGCTCGTCGTGGTCTACCTGATCCTCGGCATCCTCTACGAGAGCTACATCCATCCGATCACGATCCTGTCGACCCTGCCCTCGGCCGGCGTCGGCGCGCTCGCGATCCTGATGGCGGCCGGATTCGACTTCAGCCTCATTGCCTTGATCGGAATCATTCTCCTGATCGGCATCGTGAAGAAGAACGGCATCATGATGGTCGACTTCGCGATCGCCGCCGAGCGCGACGAGCACAAGACACCGGAGGAATCGATCCGCCAGGCCGCGCTGCTGCGCTTCCGCCCGATCATGATGACGACGATGGCCGCGCTGCTGGGCGGCGTGCCGCTGATGCTCGGTCACGGCACCGGTGCCGAAATCCGCCAGCCACTCGGCTACGCGATGGTCGGCGGCCTGATCGTCAGCCAGGCGCTGACGCTGTTCACCACGCCGGTGGTCTATCTCTATCTCGACCAGCTCAACAACTGGTTCTCCACCTGGGGCCGTTCGGGTGACGGCGAAGGCGACGAGGCTCCCGCGCACCGTACCGTCAAGGAAGCCGCCGAGTAA
- a CDS encoding efflux RND transporter periplasmic adaptor subunit, which translates to MKKSRPILWILIIAAVASAGYYGWQKFSPAGTTQTAKAPPRPSAIPVSVAPVQKTDFPVYLTGLGTVQGFNTVQVRSRVDGQINRLEFKEGQIVQQGDLLVSIDTRPYQAALDQAKAKKAQDEASLANANLELQRAMKLGEFATAQRVDTQRSTVAQLTAQIAADEAAIANAQTQLDYTQIKAPITGVAGLRQVDIGNIVNASTQTGIVTISQVEPITVIFTAPEDQLPYISDGQKTGALKVIAFTTDGKKTLAEGKLAVINNQVDTTSGTIRLKAVFDNKDHALWPGQSVSTRLLVRTLKDATVVPDDAVQHSTNGLYAYTVNPDNKAEVHKIKVSYAIDGRSVVDEGLTPGQQVITGGQFKVQPGSLVSTAVASSDPAQKKVRQE; encoded by the coding sequence ATGAAAAAGTCCCGGCCGATCCTCTGGATTCTGATCATCGCGGCCGTGGCCTCCGCAGGTTACTATGGGTGGCAGAAATTCAGCCCGGCCGGAACGACCCAGACGGCAAAGGCGCCGCCTCGCCCGTCCGCCATTCCCGTCAGCGTCGCGCCGGTCCAGAAGACCGACTTTCCGGTCTATTTGACCGGTCTCGGTACGGTTCAGGGCTTCAACACCGTCCAGGTCCGCAGCCGCGTCGACGGCCAGATCAACAGGCTCGAGTTCAAAGAAGGCCAGATCGTCCAGCAGGGCGACCTTCTGGTCTCGATCGATACCCGCCCCTATCAAGCCGCGCTCGACCAGGCCAAAGCCAAGAAGGCGCAGGACGAGGCGAGCCTCGCCAACGCCAATCTCGAGCTCCAGCGCGCCATGAAACTCGGCGAATTCGCGACCGCACAGCGGGTCGATACCCAGCGGTCCACCGTCGCCCAGCTCACCGCCCAGATCGCTGCCGACGAAGCTGCGATCGCCAATGCCCAGACCCAGCTCGACTACACGCAGATCAAGGCCCCGATCACGGGGGTCGCCGGGCTTCGCCAGGTCGACATCGGCAATATCGTCAACGCCTCGACGCAGACGGGCATCGTCACGATCTCACAGGTCGAGCCGATCACCGTGATCTTCACGGCACCGGAAGACCAGCTTCCTTATATTAGTGACGGCCAGAAGACCGGCGCGCTGAAGGTGATCGCCTTTACGACCGACGGCAAGAAGACGCTGGCCGAAGGCAAGCTCGCCGTCATCAACAACCAGGTCGACACCACCAGCGGAACGATCCGGCTCAAGGCGGTGTTCGACAACAAGGACCACGCGCTGTGGCCGGGACAGTCCGTTTCCACGCGTCTTCTGGTGCGGACGCTGAAGGACGCGACGGTGGTCCCCGATGACGCGGTCCAGCATTCGACCAATGGCCTGTACGCTTATACCGTCAATCCGGACAACAAGGCCGAAGTGCACAAGATCAAGGTCAGTTATGCCATCGATGGACGTTCGGTCGTCGATGAAGGCCTGACTCCCGGCCAGCAGGTCATCACCGGCGGTCAGTTCAAGGTGCAGCCCGGAAGTCTCGTCTCCACAGCGGTGGCGAGTTCGGATCCGGCCCAGAAGAAGGTTCGACAGGAATGA
- a CDS encoding TonB-dependent receptor, with the protein MGNVRLPRSLRTAAVRKSVDNNFDAAAGKTVTAVASLIAVATVSSGAEAQQSSLPPVTVDAPVQRPRPVTSKPSPEQIRARNAIRRAAQRQQARQAAPTTPSGAPDGNPYADPAAPYKVDHVQASGKFPEKMLNTPKTITVLSKEVLEDKNATTLKEVGRSTAGVTLGSGEGGNAFGDRFFIRGFDARNDVFIDGIRDPAVSIRENFFTEQIEILRGPASSYAGRGTAGGAINIVTKQAGDVNFKRMDSEFGTDMTKRVTLDVNQVIDPTFSVRTGGLFQDANVAGRNYVTDNRWGSFISTKYNPTSDIKITTNYVHTDLSGLPDFGVPYYRQGNVPVTSAGIPRGNWYGFLNRDFQTARQDFGTGAIEYKVNEAITLTSKVRGEHSLLNYIGTLPQNPNTTSPNPLLWTTTASAQSRYQNVDVWANQNEATFKLDTGGVKHTAVFGVEYSNENISIDRYAGLASELSGAGFTSNGAVQNVNLYSPQFTYIPFGTPSLVGNPTRYGVNTTSVYVMDTANWQDTIIVNGGVRYDGYSQSSSTNAAYLKQNADLVNYNVGLVYKPMAIGSLYAAYATSANPFGSELDATATDYGGVPPNTAVLLGPERNKAIELGTKWELADRHLLVTGALFQTTKDNARETNAAGLLTANAAYRIQGIDIEAEGKITDRWSIFGGLVLMQSKVTQSNIPANIGQQLANIAHQSFSMLTKYKFDDGWELGGQAVYRSKVYGGTFAANTNELPSYWRFDAFVEKKIDQNWTMKFYAQNLTNKLYYDSFYRSAVPFVAVAPGRAFYVVTTAKF; encoded by the coding sequence ATGGGGAATGTTAGGTTGCCGCGGTCATTGCGTACGGCTGCGGTGAGAAAGTCTGTCGACAATAATTTCGATGCCGCTGCGGGCAAAACGGTTACCGCGGTTGCAAGCCTGATAGCTGTTGCGACGGTGTCGAGTGGCGCTGAGGCGCAGCAGTCGAGCCTGCCGCCAGTGACGGTCGATGCTCCCGTGCAGCGTCCACGTCCGGTGACCTCGAAGCCTTCGCCGGAACAGATCCGCGCCCGCAACGCGATTCGGCGTGCCGCGCAGCGCCAGCAGGCCCGGCAGGCGGCTCCTACCACTCCGTCCGGTGCGCCCGATGGCAATCCCTATGCCGATCCCGCCGCGCCCTACAAGGTCGACCACGTCCAGGCTTCGGGAAAGTTTCCCGAGAAGATGCTGAACACACCCAAGACGATCACGGTGCTCAGCAAGGAAGTGCTCGAGGACAAGAACGCGACGACGCTGAAGGAGGTCGGACGCTCGACCGCAGGCGTCACGCTGGGCTCGGGCGAGGGCGGCAACGCGTTCGGCGACCGCTTCTTCATCCGCGGCTTCGATGCGCGCAACGACGTCTTCATCGACGGCATCCGCGATCCCGCCGTTTCGATCCGTGAGAATTTCTTCACCGAGCAGATCGAGATTCTGCGCGGACCCGCATCCTCCTACGCGGGCCGCGGCACCGCAGGCGGCGCCATCAACATCGTCACCAAGCAGGCCGGCGACGTCAATTTCAAGCGGATGGATTCCGAGTTCGGCACCGACATGACCAAGCGCGTCACGCTCGACGTCAACCAGGTCATCGATCCGACCTTCTCGGTACGCACGGGCGGCCTGTTCCAGGACGCCAACGTCGCCGGTCGCAACTACGTGACCGACAATCGCTGGGGCAGCTTCATCTCGACCAAGTACAACCCGACCAGCGACATCAAGATCACCACGAACTACGTCCATACCGACCTCAGCGGTCTGCCGGATTTCGGCGTGCCTTACTACAGGCAGGGCAATGTGCCGGTGACGTCGGCCGGCATTCCCCGCGGAAACTGGTACGGCTTCCTCAACCGCGACTTCCAGACCGCACGGCAGGATTTCGGCACCGGCGCGATCGAGTACAAGGTCAACGAGGCCATCACGCTCACCAGCAAGGTGCGCGGCGAGCACTCGCTGCTCAACTACATCGGCACGCTGCCGCAGAACCCGAATACGACCAGCCCCAATCCGTTGCTCTGGACCACGACGGCGAGCGCGCAGAGCCGCTACCAGAACGTGGACGTATGGGCCAACCAGAACGAAGCCACGTTCAAGCTTGACACCGGCGGGGTCAAGCACACCGCAGTGTTCGGCGTCGAATATTCGAACGAGAACATCTCGATCGACCGCTACGCCGGCCTCGCGTCGGAACTGTCTGGCGCCGGCTTCACCAGCAACGGTGCCGTCCAGAACGTCAATCTCTACTCCCCGCAGTTCACCTACATTCCCTTCGGCACCCCATCGCTGGTTGGAAATCCGACGCGCTATGGTGTGAACACCACGAGTGTCTATGTCATGGACACCGCGAACTGGCAGGACACGATCATCGTCAACGGCGGCGTGCGCTATGACGGCTATAGCCAGAGCTCGTCCACCAACGCGGCCTATCTAAAGCAGAACGCCGATCTGGTGAACTACAATGTCGGCCTGGTCTACAAGCCGATGGCGATCGGCAGCCTCTATGCGGCCTATGCGACCTCGGCCAATCCGTTCGGATCGGAGCTTGATGCGACCGCCACCGATTACGGCGGTGTCCCGCCCAATACGGCCGTCCTGCTCGGGCCCGAGCGCAACAAGGCGATCGAGCTCGGCACCAAATGGGAGCTTGCCGATCGTCACCTGCTGGTGACCGGTGCGCTGTTCCAGACCACCAAGGACAACGCGCGCGAGACCAACGCCGCGGGCTTGCTCACCGCCAACGCGGCCTACCGTATCCAGGGCATCGACATCGAGGCCGAGGGCAAGATCACCGACCGCTGGAGCATTTTCGGCGGCCTGGTCCTGATGCAGTCGAAGGTCACGCAGAGCAACATCCCCGCCAATATCGGACAGCAACTCGCCAACATTGCCCATCAGTCGTTCAGCATGCTGACCAAGTACAAGTTCGACGACGGCTGGGAGCTCGGCGGGCAGGCGGTGTATCGCTCCAAGGTCTATGGCGGCACCTTCGCGGCCAACACCAACGAGCTGCCGAGCTACTGGCGGTTCGACGCGTTCGTCGAGAAGAAGATCGACCAGAACTGGACCATGAAGTTCTACGCGCAGAACCTGACCAACAAGCTCTATTACGACTCGTTCTATCGCAGTGCCGTGCCGTTCGTGGCGGTCGCGCCGGGGCGGGCCTTCTACGTCGTGACGACAGCGAAGTTCTGA
- a CDS encoding Fe2+-dependent dioxygenase, whose amino-acid sequence MLTCLPGVLSKHDVADFRRIMDASAWEDGRSTAGAQSAMVKRNEQLPPDSEVARKLGNRIISALTSNPRFVAAAIPLQIFPPLFNRYAASSGHYFGLHVDNAIRGDRLTGLRIRTDLSVTLFLAEPEEYDGGELVIEDTYGSHEVKLPAGDCVLYPSTSLHLVAPVTRGTRVASFFWLQSMIRDDQARSMIFDLDTAIQALVERLGRDDPETVKLTGIYHNLIRYWAEV is encoded by the coding sequence ATGTTGACCTGCCTGCCTGGCGTTCTCAGCAAGCATGATGTGGCGGATTTCCGCCGCATCATGGACGCCAGCGCATGGGAGGACGGCCGCTCCACTGCGGGCGCGCAGTCGGCCATGGTCAAGCGCAATGAGCAATTGCCGCCGGATAGCGAGGTCGCGCGCAAGCTCGGCAACCGCATCATCTCGGCGCTGACGTCGAACCCGCGCTTCGTCGCGGCGGCAATCCCGCTCCAGATCTTCCCGCCGCTGTTCAACCGCTATGCGGCGAGCAGCGGCCACTATTTCGGTCTTCACGTCGACAATGCGATCCGCGGCGACCGTCTGACCGGCCTTCGCATCCGCACAGACCTGTCGGTCACGCTGTTCCTCGCCGAGCCGGAGGAGTACGACGGTGGCGAACTTGTGATCGAGGACACCTACGGTTCGCACGAGGTCAAGTTGCCAGCGGGCGACTGCGTGCTCTATCCCTCGACCAGCCTGCATCTCGTTGCGCCGGTGACGAGGGGAACGCGGGTTGCGTCTTTCTTCTGGCTTCAGAGCATGATACGGGACGATCAAGCTCGCAGCATGATCTTTGATCTCGACACCGCGATTCAGGCGCTGGTGGAACGGCTCGGGCGTGACGATCCCGAAACGGTCAAATTGACGGGTATCTATCACAACCTCATTCGCTACTGGGCCGAAGTATGA
- the exbB gene encoding tonB-system energizer ExbB → MKTMTFQASFAAAAMLAAAWLVSPVSAQTQTPPAPVQSAAPAPAGPAPVAPAVTQPSAPAPSDSATTAPASPPATVSTTAKPDAATAAAPAMKELSPWVMFQSADVVVKAVMIGLAFASLMTWTVFIAKSVELSVASTKLRSALKKTAEARSLAEAQMALGAKEGILPSFLAAALREARMSAGLSSDAGIKERAASSFQEIVRAEQRRIRIGMGVLATIGSTSPFVGLFGTVWGIMNSFIGISKSQTTNLAVVAPGIAEALLATAIGLVAAIPAVIIYNHFARVTKGYLELVSRASGAAGRLLSRDLDRSHGSVHSRAAE, encoded by the coding sequence ATGAAGACCATGACCTTCCAAGCAAGCTTTGCCGCCGCTGCGATGCTGGCGGCCGCCTGGCTCGTATCTCCCGTTTCCGCCCAGACACAAACCCCGCCGGCACCGGTGCAATCGGCGGCGCCGGCCCCGGCCGGTCCGGCTCCTGTGGCGCCGGCAGTCACTCAGCCCAGTGCCCCGGCGCCTTCGGATTCGGCGACAACAGCGCCGGCATCGCCGCCGGCCACCGTCTCGACGACCGCCAAGCCCGATGCGGCGACCGCAGCCGCGCCGGCCATGAAGGAATTGTCGCCCTGGGTCATGTTCCAGTCGGCGGACGTCGTCGTGAAGGCGGTGATGATCGGGCTCGCCTTTGCCTCGCTGATGACCTGGACCGTCTTCATCGCCAAGTCGGTCGAGCTGTCGGTCGCTTCCACCAAGCTTCGTTCGGCACTGAAGAAGACCGCAGAGGCACGTTCGCTCGCGGAAGCCCAGATGGCGCTCGGAGCCAAGGAGGGGATCCTGCCGTCCTTCCTGGCGGCGGCGCTGCGTGAGGCGCGGATGTCGGCCGGTCTGTCCAGCGATGCCGGCATCAAGGAGCGTGCGGCGTCGAGCTTCCAGGAGATCGTGCGCGCGGAACAGCGCCGCATCCGCATCGGCATGGGCGTGCTCGCGACCATCGGCTCTACCTCGCCCTTCGTCGGACTGTTCGGCACGGTCTGGGGCATCATGAACAGCTTCATCGGCATCTCGAAGTCGCAGACCACGAACCTCGCCGTGGTCGCGCCCGGCATCGCCGAAGCGCTGCTCGCCACCGCCATCGGCCTCGTTGCCGCGATCCCCGCCGTCATCATCTACAACCATTTCGCACGCGTGACGAAAGGCTATCTCGAGCTCGTCAGCCGCGCCTCGGGCGCGGCGGGGCGGCTGCTTTCGCGCGATCTCGACCGCAGCCACGGCAGCGTGCATTCGCGCGCGGCGGAGTGA
- the exbD gene encoding TonB system transport protein ExbD, with protein sequence MGVSLADNDGEDDDFSETHEINVTPFIDVILVLLIIFMVAAPLSTVDLPIDLPTSSATPQKKPDKPTYLSIKPDLTLAIGENPVHRAELIGTLDGMSDMAKDKYVFLRADKSVPYGELMGVMELLRSGGYNRVKLVALEGAPGAPAAGAAQP encoded by the coding sequence ATGGGTGTTTCGCTCGCAGACAATGACGGCGAAGACGACGATTTTTCGGAAACGCACGAGATCAACGTCACGCCGTTCATCGACGTCATCCTGGTTCTGCTGATCATCTTCATGGTCGCAGCGCCGCTTTCGACCGTCGACCTCCCGATCGACCTGCCGACGTCGAGCGCAACGCCGCAGAAGAAACCGGACAAGCCGACCTATCTCAGCATCAAGCCCGATCTGACGCTTGCGATCGGAGAGAACCCGGTCCATCGGGCCGAGTTGATCGGCACCCTCGACGGAATGTCGGACATGGCCAAGGACAAGTACGTCTTCCTGCGCGCCGACAAGTCGGTGCCGTACGGGGAGTTGATGGGGGTCATGGAGCTCTTGCGATCGGGCGGCTATAATCGGGTGAAGCTGGTGGCGCTGGAAGGCGCTCCGGGGGCACCTGCGGCCGGCGCCGCTCAGCCTTAA
- a CDS encoding TonB family protein translates to MPNEPAPSRKLWIFAAVAALALHLGGAALALAHLQADDGDDGLGAAGAEFAVEMASPKAPDTDLPPGPDSEAMQEQQALPEQKAETKETELPKDQSQEVEEPDRVVTETISKKPQEEDPKIAAVETPAAEASPKSVATARQTLDEDAREAEKALAPVIGIGKDILKITADWNKKISARIKQHQINPEGRENTNQKVKVNFALNRKGNVLSVDVVESSGDAAYDAAAISMVRKADPFEPPPVQLIEERFERIIEISFAPEKSKKTANKKSAQRQ, encoded by the coding sequence ATGCCGAACGAACCTGCACCATCCCGGAAGCTCTGGATCTTTGCGGCGGTCGCCGCGCTCGCGCTTCATCTCGGTGGCGCCGCGCTCGCGCTGGCGCATCTGCAGGCCGATGACGGTGACGATGGTCTGGGTGCGGCCGGCGCCGAATTTGCCGTCGAGATGGCTTCGCCAAAGGCGCCCGATACCGATCTGCCACCGGGACCCGACAGCGAAGCGATGCAGGAGCAGCAGGCGCTCCCCGAGCAAAAGGCCGAGACCAAGGAAACCGAGCTGCCGAAGGATCAGTCGCAAGAGGTTGAGGAGCCCGATCGCGTCGTCACCGAGACCATCTCGAAGAAGCCGCAGGAGGAGGATCCGAAGATCGCGGCTGTCGAGACCCCCGCCGCCGAAGCATCGCCGAAATCGGTTGCGACGGCGCGGCAGACGCTCGACGAAGACGCGCGCGAGGCCGAGAAGGCGCTGGCGCCTGTCATTGGCATTGGCAAGGACATCCTGAAGATTACGGCGGATTGGAACAAAAAAATCAGTGCGCGCATCAAGCAGCACCAGATCAATCCGGAAGGCAGAGAGAACACCAATCAGAAAGTTAAGGTGAATTTCGCGCTCAACCGAAAGGGAAATGTGCTCTCGGTTGACGTGGTGGAGTCGTCCGGTGACGCCGCCTACGATGCGGCCGCGATCTCGATGGTGCGCAAGGCGGATCCTTTCGAGCCGCCTCCCGTTCAACTGATCGAGGAGCGGTTCGAGCGCATCATCGAGATCAGCTTCGCCCCTGAGAAATCGAAGAAGACCGCCAACAAGAAGTCAGCTCAGCGCCAATAG